A stretch of Myroides oncorhynchi DNA encodes these proteins:
- a CDS encoding pyridoxal phosphate-dependent aminotransferase, with product MNRRDLLKISGTLFAGSILTQGFAATTALDSITDLELSGSTDNPLLLHYNENSLGLSPKAKNAIIDSLSNVNRYPDSYIEELQNTVASEFKMTPKQITLGIGSSDVIRATINTLGYQATQKKQNIQLITPDPSFFLAASHAEGMNISVIKVPLDDVYCMDITKMKEIADRFDGVSICYLCNPNNPTGTLTSSTTIADWVKGADPQKNFFMVDEAYAEYITDPNFISGTSFIREGRDNVIVLRTFSKIFAMAGMRLGYGLSTEKFAKELLPFMAILNISTPTAVAGTESIKDKSFIQQSRGMNSNSLAMTTQVFDALEIKYLPSQGNFLFHQIKCDQKTYMDGMKSEGIIIGRPFPPFMDWSRVTLGTPEEMNHFLAVIKKFKKNGWV from the coding sequence ATGAACAGACGTGATCTATTAAAAATTTCAGGTACGTTGTTCGCAGGAAGTATCCTAACACAAGGATTTGCAGCAACAACAGCATTAGATTCAATAACAGACTTAGAATTATCAGGTTCTACTGATAATCCTCTATTATTACATTATAATGAAAATAGCTTAGGACTATCTCCTAAAGCAAAGAATGCTATTATTGACTCATTATCTAATGTTAATCGATATCCTGATAGCTATATTGAAGAGCTACAAAATACGGTAGCAAGTGAATTTAAAATGACTCCTAAACAAATTACACTTGGCATAGGATCTTCTGATGTGATTAGAGCCACAATTAATACCCTAGGGTATCAAGCTACTCAAAAGAAACAAAACATCCAATTAATAACTCCTGATCCATCATTCTTCTTAGCGGCTAGTCATGCAGAAGGAATGAATATATCTGTCATTAAAGTTCCTTTAGATGACGTATATTGTATGGATATCACAAAAATGAAAGAGATAGCAGATCGCTTTGATGGAGTATCTATATGTTACTTATGTAATCCTAATAATCCTACAGGTACACTTACCTCATCGACCACTATAGCTGATTGGGTAAAAGGGGCAGATCCCCAAAAGAATTTCTTTATGGTAGATGAGGCGTATGCTGAGTACATCACTGACCCCAATTTTATTAGTGGCACATCATTTATACGAGAAGGCAGAGATAATGTTATCGTACTACGCACATTCTCTAAGATATTTGCTATGGCAGGGATGCGTTTAGGATATGGTCTTTCTACAGAAAAGTTTGCAAAAGAGCTTTTACCTTTTATGGCAATACTCAATATTAGTACACCTACAGCTGTTGCAGGTACAGAATCAATAAAAGATAAATCCTTTATCCAACAAAGCAGAGGTATGAATTCTAATTCTTTAGCAATGACCACTCAAGTATTTGATGCCTTAGAAATTAAGTATTTACCTAGTCAAGGAAATTTCTTATTTCACCAAATCAAATGTGATCAAAAAACGTATATGGATGGAATGAAAAGTGAAGGCATCATTATAGGGCGCCCTTTTCCTCCCTTTATGGACTGGAGTAGAGTAACACTAGGTACTCCAGAAGAGATGAACCATTTCTTAGCTGTAATCAAAAAATTTAAAAAGAACGGATGGGTATAA
- a CDS encoding CusA/CzcA family heavy metal efflux RND transporter gives MLNKIIEFSVKNKLIIGLFILALIGVGTYQTTKLPIDAVPDITDNQVQVITVAPSYGATDIERLVTFPIEQANSNIPGIKNMRSFSRFGLSLVTIVFEEDVDVYWARQQVGERLNQIKSEIPQDIGQPELGPISTGLGEIYQYVVRTEPGYEDKYDLTELRSIQDWVVRRQLLSVKGVAEVSSFGGKLKQYEIAVNSNKLDSYGITINDVFAALENNNENTGGAYIEKGPTVLYIRTEGLVGTIEDIENIAITSKNTEVPLLVRDVAKVQIGHATRYGALTYNDQGEVSGAIVMMLKGENSNDVIKDVKLKVAEIQKTLPEGVVIEPFLDRTKMVNNAIGTVEKNLAEGALIVVFVLVLFLGNMRAGLLVASVIPLAMLFAICMMNLFGVSGNLMSLGALDFGLIIDGAVIIVEAVLHQFSHNARYKSMNNLSQEDMNKTVVHSASKMMNSAVFGQIIILIVYIPILTLEGIEGKMFKPMAQTVAFALLGAFLLSLTYIPMMSSLIMSRKVTHKPNISERIMAKVEKVYQNALVKVLEIPKIIYSVVAILFISALLILSNMGGEFIPSLEEGDFAVDTKVLTGSTLTTTIESTQKTAHILKSRFPEVEKVVTKIGSAEVPTDPMPMDASDMMVILKDKSEWTSAESFPELAEKMTKALEEVPGVTVGFQFPVQMRFNELMTGARQDVVVKVFGEDLDQLAEIAGKIGAIANTVKGATNLYVEPVTGMPQLMIEYNRPAIARYRLSIAEINRIVNSSLAGQSTGMVYEGERRFDMVVRMDETNRKNLADIQNLLIPTPLGNQVPLNQLASVEIKEGPNQIQRENAQRRIFVGFNVKDRDVQSIVEELQGKVDAQITLPTGYQITYGGQFENLNEAKARLAVAVPLALVLIFLLLFFAFRDIRECLMIFTAIPLSIIGGVFLLALRGMPFSISAGVGFIALFGVAVLNGIVLIAEFNRLHKSGIKNIVFIVVRGAKSRLRPVLMTACVASFGFLPMALSNGAGAEVQRPLATVVIGGLMLATFLTLFVLPLLYITFEQKLNFSFMKKKKAIAAIVLFLSLGLSAQAQTPITLETALTTAIENNNSIRAEKLRTEYAKAIIKTSTDIQQTTVTGEFGQINGPYTDNKFAISQDFAFPTVYNKQKNVYKAEYQQSIFNLSLKTFELNKAVTQSFYDYMYWQEKEALLLKADSLYANFYSKATLRLQKGESNILEKTTAQNQQLSIQAQLGEVQKTKKLILVQLQYLLNTTEDIIPSMNNKKLELSSIESDLVNNPVLQLIENQKTIAQEQTKLERAKQLPNLQATYNNSSFMGMAANEVYYDRSNRFHAFQVGISLPIFTSGQRNRVKSAKIAEQVAEADYTATKDRMNSRYQQLLTSHQNNEQILNSYESFSFKNSDTITKTAQLQFINGDINYLEYVMLINQAIETVNRYLDTLKMYNDNIIQINYLTSNN, from the coding sequence ATGTTAAATAAAATAATTGAGTTTTCTGTAAAGAACAAACTCATCATTGGGCTATTTATATTAGCTCTAATCGGTGTTGGTACATACCAAACAACGAAATTACCTATTGATGCTGTACCAGATATTACAGATAATCAGGTACAAGTTATCACAGTGGCACCATCTTATGGAGCTACAGATATAGAACGCTTAGTCACCTTCCCTATCGAACAAGCAAACAGCAATATTCCAGGGATTAAGAATATGCGAAGTTTCTCGCGTTTCGGATTGTCATTAGTAACTATAGTTTTTGAGGAAGATGTAGATGTATATTGGGCAAGACAACAAGTCGGAGAACGCCTTAATCAAATAAAATCTGAGATACCACAAGATATTGGTCAGCCTGAATTAGGCCCTATCTCAACAGGGTTAGGAGAAATATATCAGTATGTAGTCAGAACTGAACCTGGGTATGAAGACAAATATGATCTAACAGAACTGCGATCTATCCAAGACTGGGTGGTGCGTCGTCAATTACTTTCTGTAAAAGGAGTAGCTGAAGTAAGTAGTTTCGGTGGAAAGCTAAAACAATATGAAATAGCCGTAAACTCTAATAAACTAGACTCTTATGGTATAACTATAAACGATGTATTCGCAGCATTAGAAAACAACAACGAGAATACTGGAGGAGCTTATATAGAGAAAGGTCCTACAGTGTTATATATTCGCACAGAGGGATTAGTAGGTACAATCGAAGACATTGAAAACATCGCTATTACTTCTAAGAATACGGAAGTACCTCTATTAGTTAGAGACGTAGCCAAGGTACAGATCGGACATGCCACTCGTTATGGCGCACTGACTTATAATGATCAAGGAGAAGTATCTGGAGCAATCGTTATGATGCTAAAAGGAGAGAACAGTAATGATGTTATCAAAGATGTCAAACTGAAAGTAGCCGAAATACAAAAAACTTTACCAGAAGGCGTTGTTATCGAACCTTTCTTAGACCGTACTAAAATGGTTAATAACGCCATCGGTACAGTAGAAAAAAACTTAGCAGAAGGAGCACTTATAGTTGTATTTGTCTTAGTTTTATTCTTGGGAAATATGAGAGCAGGTCTATTAGTAGCCTCAGTTATTCCATTAGCCATGTTATTTGCCATCTGTATGATGAATCTGTTTGGCGTAAGTGGAAACTTAATGAGCTTAGGAGCGCTTGACTTTGGTTTAATCATCGATGGAGCAGTCATTATTGTAGAGGCTGTTCTCCATCAGTTCTCACACAATGCGAGATATAAATCAATGAACAATCTGTCACAAGAAGACATGAATAAGACAGTGGTTCACTCTGCTTCTAAAATGATGAATAGTGCAGTATTTGGACAAATCATCATTCTAATTGTCTACATCCCTATCCTTACACTTGAAGGTATTGAAGGAAAGATGTTTAAACCAATGGCACAGACTGTTGCTTTTGCATTATTAGGAGCGTTCTTGTTATCGCTAACCTATATTCCTATGATGAGCTCATTGATTATGAGTAGAAAGGTCACTCATAAGCCAAATATATCAGAGCGTATTATGGCTAAAGTAGAAAAGGTATATCAGAATGCTTTAGTAAAAGTATTAGAAATCCCAAAGATTATCTATTCAGTTGTAGCAATTCTTTTTATTTCTGCGCTACTTATTCTATCCAATATGGGAGGAGAGTTTATTCCTTCCTTAGAAGAAGGAGATTTTGCAGTAGATACAAAAGTCCTAACAGGTAGTACATTAACCACCACGATAGAGAGTACACAAAAAACAGCACATATTTTAAAGTCACGCTTCCCTGAAGTAGAAAAAGTAGTAACTAAAATCGGTAGTGCTGAAGTACCCACAGATCCTATGCCAATGGATGCTAGTGATATGATGGTCATCTTAAAAGATAAAAGTGAGTGGACCTCAGCCGAATCATTCCCTGAATTAGCAGAGAAGATGACTAAGGCACTTGAAGAAGTTCCTGGAGTAACAGTAGGATTCCAGTTTCCTGTACAAATGCGCTTTAATGAGCTAATGACAGGGGCTAGACAGGACGTAGTAGTCAAAGTATTCGGAGAAGACCTTGACCAATTAGCTGAAATAGCGGGTAAAATAGGAGCTATTGCCAATACCGTGAAAGGAGCTACCAACCTATATGTAGAGCCGGTGACTGGAATGCCACAGCTAATGATTGAGTACAATCGTCCTGCTATAGCACGCTATAGACTGTCTATAGCAGAAATAAACCGAATCGTAAACTCTTCACTTGCAGGACAGAGTACAGGAATGGTTTATGAAGGAGAGAGACGTTTCGATATGGTCGTGCGTATGGATGAAACCAATCGAAAAAACCTTGCAGACATTCAGAACTTATTAATCCCAACTCCATTAGGTAATCAAGTACCTCTAAATCAGTTGGCATCAGTAGAGATTAAAGAAGGACCTAATCAAATACAACGTGAAAATGCTCAACGTAGAATATTCGTGGGATTCAATGTCAAAGACCGAGATGTACAAAGTATAGTAGAAGAATTACAAGGTAAAGTAGATGCACAAATTACGTTACCTACTGGATATCAAATCACTTATGGTGGCCAGTTCGAAAACTTGAATGAGGCTAAAGCCCGTCTTGCTGTTGCTGTTCCACTAGCCTTAGTACTTATCTTTTTACTGTTATTCTTTGCTTTCAGAGATATTAGAGAGTGTTTAATGATTTTCACTGCTATTCCATTGTCTATTATTGGAGGGGTATTCTTATTAGCATTAAGAGGAATGCCTTTCAGTATTAGTGCTGGAGTAGGTTTTATTGCACTCTTTGGAGTTGCAGTATTAAATGGTATTGTACTTATTGCTGAGTTTAACCGACTGCATAAATCGGGAATTAAGAACATTGTATTCATCGTTGTTAGAGGAGCTAAATCAAGGTTGCGCCCTGTACTAATGACAGCCTGTGTTGCTTCATTTGGATTCTTACCAATGGCATTGAGTAACGGGGCAGGAGCAGAAGTACAACGACCACTAGCAACAGTGGTTATCGGAGGGTTAATGCTTGCTACGTTCCTAACGTTATTTGTATTACCGCTATTATACATCACATTTGAACAAAAACTAAACTTTAGTTTTATGAAAAAGAAAAAAGCAATAGCTGCTATAGTATTATTCTTAAGTTTAGGTCTTTCTGCACAAGCACAAACGCCTATCACTTTAGAAACTGCTCTGACAACAGCTATAGAAAACAACAATAGTATACGTGCTGAAAAATTGAGAACAGAATATGCAAAAGCAATTATAAAAACTTCTACTGATATACAGCAAACAACTGTAACAGGAGAATTCGGGCAAATCAACGGCCCATACACTGACAATAAGTTTGCTATATCACAAGACTTTGCTTTTCCGACTGTTTATAATAAACAAAAAAATGTGTACAAAGCAGAATATCAACAGAGTATTTTTAATCTCAGTTTAAAAACGTTTGAGCTGAATAAAGCAGTTACTCAGAGTTTTTATGATTATATGTATTGGCAAGAAAAAGAAGCATTGCTATTAAAAGCAGATAGTTTATATGCGAATTTCTATAGTAAAGCAACCCTAAGATTACAAAAAGGAGAGAGTAATATATTAGAAAAAACAACAGCTCAGAATCAGCAACTAAGTATACAAGCTCAATTAGGAGAGGTGCAAAAAACTAAAAAACTAATTTTAGTACAACTACAATATTTATTAAACACAACAGAGGATATTATACCCTCAATGAATAATAAGAAATTAGAACTATCAAGCATAGAAAGCGATTTAGTCAATAACCCTGTTCTTCAATTAATAGAGAATCAAAAGACAATAGCGCAAGAACAGACAAAACTAGAGCGCGCTAAACAATTGCCTAACTTACAGGCGACCTATAATAACAGTAGTTTTATGGGGATGGCGGCTAATGAGGTATATTATGACAGAAGTAATCGCTTCCACGCTTTTCAAGTTGGGATTTCACTGCCCATCTTTACAAGTGGACAACGCAATAGAGTTAAAAGTGCTAAGATAGCTGAACAAGTAGCTGAAGCAGATTACACTGCAACGAAAGACAGGATGAACTCACGTTATCAACAGTTGTTAACATCACATCAAAACAATGAACAGATTCTAAACAGCTATGAAAGTTTCTCATTCAAAAACTCAGATACTATTACTAAGACAGCTCAACTACAATTCATCAATGGAGATATAAACTATCTTGAATATGTAATGCTAATTAATCAAGCAATCGAAACAGTCAACAGATACTTAGACACTCTGAAAATGTACAATGACAATATCATCCAAATCAACTATCTAACTTCTAACAACTAA
- a CDS encoding glycine--tRNA ligase, whose amino-acid sequence MAKQEDIFKNVISHAKEYGYIFPSSEIYDGLSAVYDYAQNGVELKRNIREYWWKSMVQMHENIVGIDASIFMHPTTWKASGHVDAFNDPLIDNKDSKKRYRADVLIEDYCEKLYQKAQKEIEKAKKRFGESFDEEQFVATNPRVVEYLAKKKEILERMAKGLDTGDLADVKALIEELEIADPDTGSKNWTEVRQFNLMFGTKLGASADSAMDLYLRPETAQGIFVNFLNVQKTGRMKIPFGIAQTGKAFRNEIVARQFIFRMREFEQMEMQFFVKPGEEMKYYEYWKSTRHKWHLSLGMGAENYRFHDHEKLAHYANAATDIEFNFPFGFKELEGIHSRTDFDLKAHEKFSGKKLQFFDNETNTSYVPYVVETSVGLDRMFLSIFSKSLVEETLEDGTTRTVLRLPSVLAPTKAAVLPLVKKDGLPELAQEIIEELKWDFNVAYDEKDAVGRRYRRADALGTPFCITVDHQSLEDKTVTIRHRDTMKQDRVAITDLKSIIENEVSMRNWLKKML is encoded by the coding sequence ATGGCAAAACAAGAGGATATTTTTAAGAACGTTATTTCGCACGCTAAAGAGTATGGTTATATTTTTCCATCTAGCGAAATATACGATGGTTTAAGCGCAGTATATGACTACGCTCAAAACGGTGTGGAGTTAAAGAGAAACATTCGCGAGTACTGGTGGAAATCTATGGTACAAATGCACGAAAATATTGTAGGAATTGATGCCTCAATTTTTATGCATCCTACTACTTGGAAAGCCTCTGGTCACGTAGACGCGTTTAATGACCCATTAATTGATAATAAAGACAGTAAGAAGAGATATAGAGCGGACGTTCTAATCGAAGATTACTGTGAAAAATTATACCAAAAGGCTCAAAAAGAAATCGAAAAAGCAAAGAAACGCTTTGGAGAATCTTTTGACGAAGAACAATTTGTAGCTACTAACCCACGTGTAGTAGAATATCTTGCGAAGAAAAAAGAGATCTTAGAGCGCATGGCTAAAGGTCTTGATACAGGAGATTTAGCAGATGTGAAGGCACTTATCGAAGAGCTAGAGATTGCTGACCCTGATACAGGATCTAAAAACTGGACTGAAGTACGTCAGTTTAACCTGATGTTTGGTACCAAACTAGGAGCTTCTGCTGACTCAGCTATGGACTTATACTTACGTCCTGAGACAGCACAAGGTATCTTCGTAAACTTCCTTAACGTACAGAAGACAGGTCGTATGAAGATTCCATTCGGTATCGCTCAGACTGGTAAAGCATTCCGTAACGAGATTGTTGCTCGTCAGTTTATCTTCCGTATGCGTGAGTTCGAACAGATGGAGATGCAATTCTTTGTGAAACCAGGTGAAGAGATGAAGTACTATGAGTACTGGAAATCTACTCGTCATAAGTGGCACTTATCATTAGGAATGGGAGCTGAGAACTACCGCTTCCACGACCACGAGAAGTTAGCACACTATGCTAATGCTGCTACTGATATCGAGTTTAACTTCCCATTTGGATTTAAAGAATTAGAAGGTATCCACTCACGTACAGACTTTGACCTTAAAGCACACGAGAAGTTCTCTGGTAAAAAGCTTCAGTTCTTTGATAACGAGACAAATACTTCTTATGTACCTTACGTAGTAGAAACTTCAGTAGGACTTGACCGTATGTTCTTGTCTATATTCTCTAAATCTTTAGTAGAAGAGACTTTAGAAGACGGTACTACACGTACAGTATTAAGATTACCATCAGTACTAGCTCCTACTAAGGCTGCTGTACTTCCTTTAGTAAAGAAAGATGGTCTTCCTGAGCTAGCTCAAGAGATAATCGAAGAACTTAAATGGGACTTTAATGTAGCATATGATGAGAAAGACGCAGTAGGTCGTCGTTACCGTCGTGCTGATGCATTAGGTACACCATTCTGTATCACTGTAGATCACCAGTCATTAGAAGATAAGACTGTGACTATTCGTCATCGCGACACTATGAAACAAGACCGTGTAGCAATTACTGACCTTAAGAGTATCATAGAAAATGAAGTATCTATGAGAAACTGGTTAAAGAAAATGTTGTAA
- a CDS encoding YceI family protein: MKKIALLFVATLFSVASFAQTKWNVDNYHSFLNFSVKHLGISFVDGRFDKYEGTFEGTPEDLTKGTFKFSVDMNSVNSSIEMRDNHLKTNDFFNTEKFPAMTFESTSIKKTGKDQYKLEGNLTIRDITKKVTFDLTYGGLLKDDGQGNTKLGFQASTTINRFDFGVAYDPSGQAIAKDVKINVNLEFNKAK; encoded by the coding sequence ATGAAAAAAATAGCATTATTATTCGTAGCAACATTATTCTCTGTTGCATCATTCGCCCAAACAAAATGGAATGTAGATAACTACCACTCATTTTTAAACTTCTCTGTGAAGCACTTAGGAATTTCTTTTGTAGATGGTCGTTTTGATAAATACGAGGGAACATTCGAAGGAACACCTGAAGACTTAACGAAAGGAACATTTAAATTCTCAGTAGATATGAACAGTGTGAACTCATCTATCGAGATGCGTGATAACCACTTAAAAACAAATGATTTCTTTAATACAGAGAAATTCCCTGCAATGACTTTTGAAAGTACTTCAATTAAAAAAACAGGTAAAGACCAATATAAATTAGAAGGTAACTTAACAATAAGAGATATCACTAAGAAAGTAACTTTTGATCTTACTTACGGTGGTTTATTAAAAGATGATGGCCAAGGTAATACTAAACTTGGATTCCAAGCAAGTACTACTATCAACCGTTTTGACTTTGGAGTAGCATACGATCCATCAGGACAAGCTATCGCTAAAGACGTTAAGATTAATGTAAACCTAGAGTTTAACAAGGCTAAATAA
- a CDS encoding efflux RND transporter periplasmic adaptor subunit, which produces MISKYINIRIFTLTLALGSAILFTQCKKEQTDEEQTITVEENITTVHLTDAQMKNTTIVAGTLTERNIATTLKLNGKIDVPPQNLISVTNPLGGYLKYTKLLPGMHVKKGELIATMEDPQYIQLQQNYLIAKDKYDFAKLDYNRQKDLNASQASSDKVMQIAQAEMNNQRITMNALAQQLSLININPTSLTHTNISRTVNIYSPINGFVSNVFVNVGKYVTPSDVMFELINPTDIHLNLKVYEKDLDKLEVGQRVVSYTNGSPDKKYEGEIVLISMDVNTDGISEVHCHFEEFDKKLVPGMYMNADIDTHAAITQALPEESVVYFETKNYVFVETAKQTYEMTEVKVGAKEDGYIQINNTNELANRKIVTKGAYTLLMKLKNTEEEE; this is translated from the coding sequence ATGATTTCTAAATATATCAATATCAGAATATTTACCTTAACTCTTGCATTAGGAAGTGCAATTCTCTTTACACAATGCAAAAAAGAACAGACTGATGAAGAACAAACCATTACTGTTGAGGAAAACATAACTACAGTCCATCTAACTGATGCACAGATGAAGAATACGACTATAGTAGCTGGCACACTAACAGAACGTAATATAGCCACTACTTTAAAGTTAAATGGTAAAATAGATGTACCGCCACAGAACTTAATATCTGTGACTAATCCTCTAGGTGGATATCTTAAATATACAAAGTTACTACCTGGTATGCATGTTAAGAAAGGGGAACTAATCGCTACAATGGAAGATCCTCAATACATACAGTTACAACAAAACTACTTAATAGCTAAAGATAAATATGACTTTGCAAAACTTGACTACAATCGTCAGAAAGACTTAAATGCCAGCCAAGCGAGTAGTGATAAAGTAATGCAGATAGCGCAAGCGGAGATGAATAATCAACGTATCACAATGAATGCTTTAGCGCAACAATTAAGCTTAATCAACATCAATCCAACATCTCTTACACATACTAATATTAGTCGAACAGTTAATATCTATAGCCCTATTAATGGTTTCGTAAGTAATGTTTTTGTCAATGTAGGTAAATATGTCACCCCTTCGGATGTGATGTTTGAGTTAATCAATCCTACTGACATACACTTAAACCTAAAAGTGTATGAGAAAGACTTAGATAAATTAGAAGTGGGACAGCGAGTAGTGAGTTATACGAATGGAAGCCCTGATAAAAAATATGAAGGAGAGATTGTACTGATCAGTATGGATGTTAATACTGATGGTATATCTGAAGTACACTGTCACTTTGAGGAATTTGACAAGAAACTAGTGCCTGGTATGTATATGAATGCCGATATTGACACTCATGCTGCAATAACTCAAGCTCTTCCAGAAGAAAGTGTTGTTTACTTTGAAACGAAAAACTATGTCTTCGTTGAAACTGCCAAGCAGACTTACGAGATGACTGAGGTAAAAGTAGGTGCCAAAGAAGATGGATACATACAGATTAACAATACGAACGAACTAGCAAATAGAAAGATTGTTACTAAGGGAGCTTACACGCTACTTATGAAACTGAAGAATACTGAAGAGGAGGAATAA
- a CDS encoding lactate oxidase, translating to MKKTIVTLIAITLITSAFAHTTETETILQDKEKKEQGYRASTANKKLKIVNLHELEGQVKVEMDKGAFGYIVGGSEDQNNLKINTENFDKKYIMPRVLKGIKHEDIDLSTSLFGIPLKTPIIQAPMAAQGLSHVDGEVATAKGMIAAGSLFSLSTYGNKTIEEVAEGIDGAPFFFQLYMSKNDDFNKFTLERAKKHGAKAIILTVDSPVGGYREEDIKTGFTFPLVMGNLELFAAQQTDGNKTGKGAGITEIYAQAKQDFKPSDIKYVKDMTGLPVIIKGIQSPEDAEIAIQAGADAIWVSNHGGRQLDAGPSSFDVLPLVAKTVNKRVPIIFDSGVRRGSHIFKALASGADIVAIGRPLLYALHLGGSQGVTSVIDQLNKELTINMFLGGAKNIKEIQNTKLYTDKDFQL from the coding sequence ATGAAAAAGACAATAGTAACATTGATTGCAATAACACTTATAACTAGTGCATTTGCTCACACAACAGAAACAGAAACAATCCTACAAGACAAAGAAAAAAAAGAGCAAGGTTATCGAGCTAGTACAGCTAATAAAAAATTAAAGATTGTCAACTTACACGAATTAGAAGGTCAGGTGAAGGTTGAGATGGATAAAGGGGCATTCGGATATATCGTAGGAGGTTCTGAAGACCAAAATAATCTAAAGATTAATACTGAGAACTTCGATAAGAAGTACATCATGCCACGCGTGCTAAAAGGAATTAAACATGAGGACATAGACCTATCAACAAGTTTATTTGGAATTCCATTAAAGACACCTATTATACAAGCTCCTATGGCTGCTCAAGGGCTATCTCATGTAGATGGTGAAGTAGCTACAGCTAAAGGAATGATAGCAGCGGGATCTCTATTCTCACTGAGTACTTATGGCAACAAGACGATAGAAGAAGTAGCTGAGGGAATCGACGGAGCACCTTTCTTCTTTCAGTTATACATGAGTAAAAATGATGATTTTAATAAGTTTACACTTGAAAGAGCAAAAAAACACGGAGCTAAAGCTATCATCTTAACAGTAGATTCACCTGTAGGAGGATATAGAGAAGAAGACATCAAAACAGGATTCACATTTCCACTAGTGATGGGTAACTTAGAGTTATTTGCAGCCCAACAAACAGATGGAAATAAAACTGGAAAAGGAGCTGGTATAACAGAAATATATGCACAAGCTAAGCAAGACTTTAAACCATCTGATATCAAGTATGTAAAAGATATGACAGGATTACCTGTTATCATTAAGGGAATACAGTCACCTGAAGATGCTGAGATAGCAATTCAAGCAGGAGCAGATGCAATATGGGTATCTAATCATGGCGGTAGACAACTAGATGCAGGTCCATCTTCATTTGATGTACTTCCATTGGTAGCAAAAACAGTCAACAAACGCGTGCCTATTATCTTTGACAGTGGTGTTAGACGAGGATCTCATATCTTTAAAGCATTAGCTAGTGGAGCTGATATCGTAGCGATAGGTCGTCCTTTACTATATGCACTACACCTAGGAGGTAGTCAAGGGGTGACGTCTGTGATCGATCAGTTAAATAAGGAATTGACCATCAATATGTTCTTAGGAGGAGCTAAAAACATAAAAGAAATTCAAAATACGAAACTATACACAGATAAAGATTTTCAATTATAA
- the blaMUS gene encoding MUS family subclass B1 metallo-beta-lactamase, whose translation MYKIISAIAMLICTTLVHAQSDKLKIKQLNDNMYVYTTYQDFKGVTYSCNSMYILTDEGVILIDTPWDKDQYEPLIEYIRTNHNQEIKWVVTTHFHEDRSGGLGYFNSTGAQTYTYSLTNKILKERNEPQAQHSFNKEKQFTFGNEKLTVYFLGEGHSLDNTVVWFPKEEVLFGGCLIKSAEATTIGNIADANVKAWPKTIEAVKRKFKNAKVIIPGHDEWDMTGHIENTERILSEYNQLHSTKND comes from the coding sequence ATGTACAAAATAATTAGTGCCATAGCGATGTTAATCTGTACTACGTTAGTACACGCTCAATCTGACAAGCTAAAAATAAAACAACTCAATGATAATATGTATGTATACACTACTTATCAGGATTTTAAAGGAGTAACCTATTCGTGTAATTCGATGTACATTCTGACAGACGAAGGAGTTATTCTGATAGATACACCTTGGGATAAAGATCAGTACGAACCTCTAATCGAGTACATCAGAACTAATCATAACCAAGAGATTAAATGGGTAGTGACTACACACTTTCACGAAGATCGTTCAGGGGGATTAGGTTACTTTAATAGCACAGGTGCACAGACGTATACCTACTCATTAACAAACAAAATATTAAAAGAACGCAATGAACCTCAAGCTCAACATTCTTTTAATAAGGAAAAACAGTTTACCTTTGGCAATGAGAAGTTGACTGTATACTTCTTAGGAGAAGGACATTCACTGGATAACACAGTAGTCTGGTTCCCTAAAGAAGAAGTACTGTTCGGAGGGTGTCTGATTAAGAGTGCAGAAGCTACTACTATCGGTAATATAGCTGACGCCAATGTAAAAGCTTGGCCTAAGACTATCGAAGCAGTAAAGAGAAAGTTTAAGAATGCTAAAGTCATTATACCTGGACACGACGAATGGGATATGACAGGGCATATCGAGAATACTGAGCGTATATTATCAGAATACAATCAACTACATTCAACTAAAAACGATTAA